The following proteins come from a genomic window of Streptomyces sp. GS7:
- a CDS encoding HelD family protein, translating into MAAHNATHAPDHAPDSVRDREIEAEQTHLDRVYRRLEEKIHEAEFLMDDAAKRGQVGTPGALAERDAQVFQAGIHLHRLNSEYEDFLFGRIDLLLGKDGKKGPDGAYTSVEPADGAIEDGRAAIAETLHIGRLGVLDADYSPLVIDWRAPAAAPFYRATPVAPGRVVRRRVIRSKGRRVLGVEDDLMRPEITATLDGADLPAVGDGALMAALGRARSHTMRDIVASIQAEQDLVIRAPAASVTEVEGGPGTGKTAVALHRAAYLLYQDRRRYAGGILIVSPTPLLVAYTEGVLPSLGEEGQVAIRALGSLVDGAEATAYDPPAVSRIKGSARMQKLLRKAARGALELAVPGAAAAASPVAGAPAGDDAQLSLEDLLAQDGAGDRGRRTGSDSGAAPGAAVPTRLRVVAFGGRIELDESALRAIRQTALGGTAPVNLLRPRARRLILDALWARSGAARRYPDPELAAEAREGFDEDITTEADFQEFLDAWWPELTPRGVLAAMADERRLARWARRILNQREARQLARSLRRLDATGHGPLSVHDIALLDELQQILGAPMRPARPREADPLDQLTGLDELTTYADRATSGRSRRERLEEERTDYAHVIVDEAQDLTPMQWRMVGRRGRHATWTVVGDPAQSSWSDPDEAAEARDEALGTRPRRRFTLTVNYRNPAEIADLASRVLALAMPGTPSPKAVRSTGLEPRFAVSGTDGARGAAGATDDAALARATVAEAERLLGEVDGTVGVVVAMHRREQARGWLAGLGDRVVALGSLEAKGLEYDATLVVSPAEIADESPAGLRVLYVALTRATQQLTVLSAGPDEPDTDGVPDLLRE; encoded by the coding sequence GTGGCCGCGCACAACGCCACGCACGCACCGGACCACGCACCGGATTCCGTTCGCGACCGCGAGATCGAGGCCGAGCAGACGCACCTCGACCGCGTCTACCGGCGCCTTGAGGAGAAGATCCACGAGGCCGAGTTCCTCATGGACGACGCCGCCAAGCGCGGCCAGGTCGGCACGCCCGGCGCGCTCGCCGAGCGGGACGCCCAGGTGTTCCAGGCCGGCATCCATCTCCACCGCCTCAACTCCGAGTACGAGGACTTCCTCTTCGGCCGGATCGACCTGCTCCTCGGCAAGGACGGCAAGAAGGGCCCGGACGGCGCCTACACCTCCGTCGAGCCCGCCGACGGCGCGATCGAGGACGGCCGCGCCGCCATCGCCGAGACCCTGCACATCGGCCGCCTCGGCGTGCTGGACGCGGACTACTCGCCGCTGGTGATCGACTGGCGGGCGCCCGCCGCCGCCCCCTTCTACCGCGCCACCCCGGTCGCCCCCGGCCGCGTCGTGCGACGCCGGGTGATCCGCTCCAAGGGCCGCCGCGTGCTGGGCGTCGAGGACGACCTGATGCGCCCGGAGATCACCGCGACGCTGGACGGCGCCGATCTGCCGGCGGTCGGCGACGGCGCGCTGATGGCCGCCCTGGGCCGGGCCCGCAGCCACACCATGCGCGACATCGTCGCCTCCATCCAGGCCGAGCAGGACCTGGTCATCCGGGCGCCCGCCGCCTCCGTCACCGAGGTCGAGGGCGGCCCCGGCACCGGCAAGACCGCGGTCGCCCTGCACCGCGCCGCCTACCTCCTCTACCAGGACCGCCGCCGCTACGCCGGCGGCATCCTGATCGTCTCCCCGACGCCGCTGCTGGTCGCGTACACCGAAGGCGTGCTGCCGTCCCTCGGCGAGGAGGGGCAGGTCGCCATCCGGGCGCTCGGCTCGCTCGTCGACGGCGCCGAGGCGACCGCGTACGACCCGCCGGCGGTGTCCCGCATCAAGGGCTCCGCGCGGATGCAGAAGCTGCTGCGCAAGGCGGCCCGCGGCGCGCTGGAACTGGCGGTGCCGGGCGCGGCGGCCGCGGCGTCCCCGGTGGCCGGAGCGCCGGCCGGCGACGACGCCCAGCTGTCCCTGGAGGACCTGCTCGCCCAGGACGGCGCCGGGGACCGCGGCCGAAGAACCGGCTCCGATTCCGGGGCGGCACCCGGGGCGGCCGTCCCCACCCGGCTGCGGGTCGTCGCGTTCGGCGGCCGGATCGAGCTGGACGAGAGCGCACTGCGCGCCATCCGGCAGACCGCGCTGGGCGGCACCGCCCCGGTCAACCTGCTGCGCCCGCGCGCCCGCCGGCTGATCCTGGACGCCCTGTGGGCCAGGTCCGGTGCCGCCCGCCGCTACCCGGACCCCGAGCTGGCCGCCGAGGCCCGCGAGGGCTTCGACGAGGACATCACCACCGAAGCGGACTTCCAGGAGTTCCTGGACGCCTGGTGGCCGGAGCTGACCCCGCGCGGGGTGCTGGCCGCGATGGCCGACGAGCGCCGGCTCGCCCGCTGGGCGCGCCGCATCCTCAACCAGCGCGAGGCGCGCCAGCTGGCCCGCTCGTTGCGCCGGCTGGACGCCACCGGGCACGGCCCGCTGTCGGTGCACGACATCGCGCTGCTGGACGAGCTCCAGCAGATCCTCGGCGCCCCGATGCGCCCGGCCCGCCCGCGTGAGGCCGACCCGCTCGACCAGCTGACCGGCCTGGACGAGCTGACCACCTACGCGGACCGCGCGACCTCCGGCCGCAGCCGCCGCGAGCGGCTGGAGGAGGAGCGCACCGACTACGCCCATGTGATCGTCGACGAGGCGCAGGACCTGACGCCGATGCAGTGGCGGATGGTCGGCCGGCGCGGCCGGCACGCCACCTGGACCGTGGTCGGCGACCCGGCGCAGTCCTCCTGGTCGGACCCCGACGAGGCCGCCGAGGCTCGCGACGAGGCGCTCGGCACCCGCCCCCGCCGCCGCTTCACGCTCACCGTCAACTACCGCAACCCCGCCGAGATCGCCGACCTCGCTTCCCGGGTGCTGGCGCTGGCGATGCCCGGCACCCCGTCCCCGAAGGCGGTGCGCTCGACGGGCCTGGAGCCCAGGTTCGCGGTCTCCGGTACGGACGGTGCGCGCGGCGCCGCCGGCGCCACCGATGATGCGGCACTGGCGCGGGCCACCGTCGCGGAGGCCGAGCGGCTGCTGGGCGAGGTCGACGGCACGGTCGGCGTCGTGGTGGCCATGCACCGCCGCGAGCAGGCCCGCGGCTGGCTGGCCGGGCTCGGCGACCGGGTGGTGGCGCTGGGTTCCCTGGAGGCCAAGGGGCTGGAGTACGACGCGACGCTGGTGGTCTCGCCGGCCGAGATCGCCGACGAGTCCCCGGCCGGGCTGCGGGTGCTCTACGTCGCGCTGACCCGTGCCACCCAGCAGCTGACCGTGCTCTCCGCCGGACCGGACGAGCCGGACACCGACGGGGTGCCGGACCTGCTGCGCGAGTGA
- a CDS encoding HU family DNA-binding protein, which yields MNRSELVAALADRAEVTRKDADAVLAALAETVGEVVAKGDEKVTIPGFLTFERTHRAARTARNPQTGEPIQIAAGYSVKVSAGSKLKEAAKGK from the coding sequence ATGAACCGCAGTGAGCTGGTGGCCGCTCTGGCCGATCGCGCCGAGGTGACCCGCAAGGACGCCGACGCCGTTCTGGCCGCGCTTGCCGAGACCGTCGGCGAGGTCGTCGCCAAGGGCGACGAGAAGGTCACCATCCCCGGCTTCCTGACCTTCGAGCGCACCCACCGTGCCGCTCGCACCGCGCGCAACCCGCAGACCGGTGAGCCGATCCAGATCGCGGCCGGCTACAGCGTGAAGGTTTCCGCGGGCTCGAAGCTCAAGGAAGCCGCCAAGGGCAAGTAA
- a CDS encoding class I SAM-dependent methyltransferase: MSSKPLLKNRASLTHKIGYAVRNPARITPYVKRTARDTWLRLKHPDHVAYYRAVMASDTGRNPEAAVGSRTHRRWLALGEMQFDYLAEHGLEPGHRMLDIGCGNLRAGWRFIAHLDAGNYYGIDISPDILIAAKRTLATYELQDKLPHLTTTQDLTLDFLPAGHFDVVHAHSVFSHSPIHVIDECLAHVGRVLAPGGFFDFTFDRTEGAEHQVLREDFYYRTETLLRLARKHGLEARFMDDWETRPHGQSKIRVNHPS, from the coding sequence ATGTCGTCGAAACCGCTGCTCAAGAACCGCGCCAGCCTGACGCACAAGATCGGTTACGCGGTCCGCAACCCGGCCCGCATCACCCCCTACGTCAAGCGCACCGCCCGCGACACCTGGCTGCGCCTCAAGCACCCCGACCACGTCGCGTACTACCGCGCGGTGATGGCCTCCGACACCGGGCGCAACCCCGAGGCCGCGGTCGGCAGCCGCACCCACCGGCGCTGGCTGGCGCTGGGCGAGATGCAGTTCGACTACCTGGCGGAGCACGGGCTGGAGCCCGGCCACCGGATGCTCGACATCGGCTGCGGCAACCTGCGCGCCGGCTGGCGCTTCATCGCCCACCTGGACGCCGGCAACTACTACGGCATCGACATCTCGCCGGACATCCTGATAGCCGCCAAGCGGACCCTTGCCACGTACGAACTCCAGGACAAGCTCCCGCATCTGACGACCACTCAGGACCTGACGCTGGACTTCCTGCCGGCCGGCCACTTCGACGTCGTGCACGCGCACAGCGTCTTCTCGCACTCGCCGATCCACGTCATCGACGAGTGCCTGGCCCACGTCGGCCGGGTGCTGGCCCCCGGCGGGTTCTTCGACTTCACCTTCGACCGCACCGAGGGCGCCGAACACCAGGTGCTGCGCGAGGACTTCTACTACCGGACCGAAACCCTGCTGCGGCTGGCCCGCAAGCACGGCCTGGAGGCGCGCTTCATGGACGACTGGGAGACCCGGCCGCACGGCCAGTCGAAGATCCGGGTCAACCACCCGTCCTGA
- a CDS encoding DUF4232 domain-containing protein, which yields MQRRSVLATTMAALTLTVTAALALTGCGSGRMAALHANCQTKSLGWKVTVLKEVPHSPRREARLTAVNKGSQPCVFDGFPTFAVHVGKGPESDGKGQVRTMPIDLRRGGTVTTSLRYKDHAPGMAPADCLVSNDEATVGAPRDHHQKQIKVRDEKGKKARMNVCEATIWMSAPVQGTGG from the coding sequence GTGCAGCGACGTTCCGTACTCGCGACGACGATGGCCGCGCTCACCTTGACCGTCACTGCCGCGCTGGCGCTGACCGGCTGCGGCTCGGGTCGGATGGCCGCGCTGCACGCCAACTGCCAGACCAAGAGTCTCGGTTGGAAGGTCACGGTGCTCAAGGAGGTGCCGCACAGCCCGCGCCGCGAGGCCCGGCTGACGGCCGTCAACAAGGGTTCGCAGCCGTGTGTGTTCGACGGTTTTCCCACCTTTGCGGTGCATGTCGGCAAGGGGCCCGAGTCCGACGGCAAGGGGCAGGTCCGCACCATGCCGATAGACCTGCGGCGCGGCGGGACCGTGACCACCAGCCTGCGGTACAAGGACCACGCGCCCGGTATGGCGCCCGCCGACTGCCTGGTCAGCAATGACGAGGCGACCGTCGGCGCGCCGCGCGACCATCACCAGAAGCAGATAAAGGTCCGGGACGAAAAGGGCAAGAAGGCCCGGATGAACGTCTGCGAGGCGACCATCTGGATGAGCGCGCCGGTCCAGGGCACCGGCGGCTGA
- a CDS encoding uroporphyrinogen-III synthase, with protein sequence MHDQQHEHTAQRHGEPGGPVRPLDGFTVGVTAARRAEELGALLERRGAQVLHAPALRIVPLPDDAELLAVTRALVGDAPDVVVATTAIGFRGWIEAAEGWGLGEALLDRLAGVELLARGPKVRGAIRAAGLTEKWSPASESMAEVLDRLLSAGVAGRRVAVQLHGEPLPGFVEALRAGGAEVVGVPVYRWMPPEDIGPVDRLLDAVLARGLDAVTFTSAPAASSLLERAAERGIQPELLAALRQDVLPACVGPVTALPLEALDVPTRQPERFRLGPLVQLLCRELPGRARPLPVAGRRLEIRGRAVVVDGELRPVPPAGMALLRTLARRPGWVVARAELLRALPGAGRDEHAVETAMARLRVALGAPKLIQTVVKRGYRLALDPHADTGKYGG encoded by the coding sequence ATGCACGATCAGCAGCACGAGCACACCGCGCAGCGGCACGGCGAACCGGGCGGGCCGGTGCGCCCGTTGGACGGCTTCACCGTCGGGGTGACCGCGGCCCGGCGGGCGGAGGAACTGGGCGCGCTGCTGGAGCGGCGCGGTGCGCAGGTGCTGCACGCGCCCGCGCTGCGCATCGTGCCGCTGCCGGACGACGCCGAACTGCTGGCCGTCACCCGTGCGTTGGTCGGCGACGCGCCGGACGTGGTGGTGGCCACCACCGCCATCGGGTTCCGCGGCTGGATCGAGGCCGCGGAGGGCTGGGGGCTGGGCGAGGCGCTGCTGGACCGGCTGGCCGGGGTGGAGCTGCTGGCCCGCGGCCCGAAGGTGCGCGGCGCCATCCGGGCCGCCGGGCTGACCGAGAAGTGGTCGCCGGCCTCCGAGTCGATGGCCGAGGTGCTCGACCGGCTGCTGTCCGCGGGCGTCGCCGGGCGCCGGGTGGCCGTCCAGCTGCACGGGGAGCCGCTGCCGGGGTTCGTCGAGGCGCTGCGGGCGGGCGGTGCGGAGGTCGTCGGGGTGCCGGTGTACCGGTGGATGCCGCCGGAGGACATCGGGCCGGTGGACCGGCTGCTGGACGCGGTGCTCGCCCGCGGCCTGGACGCGGTGACCTTCACCAGCGCGCCGGCCGCCTCCTCGCTGCTGGAGCGGGCGGCCGAGCGCGGTATCCAGCCGGAGCTGCTGGCCGCGCTGCGGCAGGACGTGCTGCCGGCGTGCGTGGGCCCGGTGACCGCGCTGCCACTGGAGGCGCTGGACGTGCCCACCCGCCAGCCCGAGCGCTTCCGGCTGGGCCCGCTGGTCCAGTTGCTGTGCCGGGAACTCCCGGGCCGGGCACGGCCGTTGCCGGTGGCCGGCCGGCGCCTGGAGATCCGCGGCCGGGCCGTCGTGGTGGACGGCGAACTGCGCCCGGTGCCGCCCGCCGGGATGGCGCTGCTGCGGACCCTGGCCCGGCGCCCCGGCTGGGTGGTGGCGCGCGCCGAGCTGCTGCGGGCGCTGCCCGGCGCGGGTCGGGACGAGCACGCGGTGGAGACCGCGATGGCGCGGCTGCGGGTGGCACTGGGGGCGCCCAAGCTGATCCAGACGGTGGTCAAGCGCGGCTACCGGCTGGCGCTGGACCCGCACGCGGACACCGGCAAGTACGGCGGGTAG
- a CDS encoding nitrate/nitrite transporter yields MTAEATAKTPSERGGEPGRVRRGRRWIEHWDPEDEGFWRETGERVARRNLAFSVLSEHIGFSIWSLWSVMVLFMGPEYGVDPAGKFFLVAMPTLVGAVLRVPYTFAVARFGGRNWTVFSALLLLVPTAAAAVVMTPGTSYGTFLLVAGLTGVGGGNFASSMTNINSFYPLRKKGWALGLNAGGGNIGVPVIQLLGLLVIGTAGAAQPRLVLAVYVPLIVLAAVLAALFMDNLGPVANDTGAALDAARERHTWVMALLYVGTFGSFIGYSFAFGLVLQSQFARTPLQAASLTFIGPLLGSLVRPVGGRLADRFGGARITLGNYGAMSLATGVVIYASAVRSLPVFLVGFIALFVLTGLGNGSTFKMVPGIFQAQAVRRGLEGEAAAAYGRRLSGAAMGLIGAVGALGGLGINLAFRQAFATTGSGTPAFVAFLAYYAVCGAVTWAVYLRGPAGVRSAARAEGVEGAEARPAYAEV; encoded by the coding sequence ATGACGGCCGAGGCCACGGCGAAGACCCCGAGCGAGCGCGGCGGCGAGCCGGGAAGGGTACGGCGCGGCAGGCGCTGGATCGAGCACTGGGACCCCGAGGACGAGGGGTTCTGGCGGGAGACCGGGGAGCGGGTCGCCCGGCGGAACCTGGCCTTCTCGGTGCTGTCCGAGCACATCGGCTTCTCCATCTGGAGCCTGTGGTCGGTGATGGTGCTGTTCATGGGGCCGGAGTACGGCGTCGATCCGGCCGGGAAGTTCTTCCTGGTGGCGATGCCGACGCTGGTGGGCGCGGTGCTGCGGGTGCCGTACACCTTCGCGGTGGCGCGGTTCGGCGGGCGCAACTGGACGGTGTTCAGCGCCCTGTTGCTGCTGGTGCCGACGGCCGCGGCGGCGGTGGTGATGACGCCGGGGACGTCGTACGGCACGTTCCTGCTGGTGGCCGGCCTGACCGGGGTCGGCGGCGGGAACTTCGCCTCGTCCATGACCAACATCAACTCCTTCTATCCGCTGCGGAAGAAGGGCTGGGCGCTGGGTCTGAACGCCGGCGGCGGCAACATCGGGGTGCCGGTGATCCAGCTGCTGGGGCTGCTGGTGATCGGGACGGCGGGGGCCGCGCAGCCGCGGCTCGTGCTGGCGGTGTACGTGCCGTTGATCGTGCTCGCGGCGGTACTGGCCGCACTGTTCATGGACAACCTCGGGCCGGTGGCCAACGACACCGGTGCGGCCCTGGACGCGGCCCGCGAGCGGCACACCTGGGTGATGGCGCTGCTCTACGTAGGCACCTTCGGGTCGTTCATCGGCTACAGCTTCGCTTTCGGGCTGGTGCTCCAGAGCCAGTTCGCCCGCACGCCCCTGCAGGCGGCTTCGCTGACCTTCATCGGGCCGCTGCTGGGGTCGCTGGTGCGGCCGGTCGGCGGGCGGCTGGCGGACCGGTTCGGCGGGGCCCGGATCACCCTGGGGAACTACGGGGCGATGAGTCTGGCCACCGGGGTGGTGATCTACGCCTCGGCGGTGCGCTCGCTGCCGGTCTTCCTCGTCGGCTTCATCGCGCTGTTCGTGCTGACCGGCCTGGGCAACGGCTCCACGTTCAAGATGGTCCCGGGGATCTTCCAGGCCCAGGCGGTTCGCCGGGGGCTGGAAGGGGAGGCGGCCGCCGCGTACGGGCGGCGGCTGTCGGGTGCCGCGATGGGGCTGATCGGGGCGGTGGGCGCGCTGGGCGGGCTGGGTATCAACCTCGCCTTCCGGCAGGCGTTCGCTACGACCGGCTCGGGTACTCCGGCGTTCGTCGCCTTCCTGGCCTACTACGCGGTGTGCGGGGCGGTGACCTGGGCCGTATACCTGCGGGGGCCGGCCGGTGTGCGGTCCGCGGCGCGTGCGGAGGGCGTGGAGGGCGCGGAGGCGCGCCCGGCGTACGCCGAGGTCTAG
- a CDS encoding asparagine synthase-related protein, which translates to MDFLVFPDHPATDRLAARLPRTPTTRTVPHLSGRPWIVGHWRREELVTARIGPRCAVLLGTTSATPSELARLLRRLRSLDDLRDLRHELPGSFFLLAYMGPRVRCQGTLSTVRRLHRTCFGGVTVLGSRPQDLAALAREATAAGLPGVPGTGTVDEEALAARLLAPAAPLPLALRTPWRSIHAVPPGHCATYDAHGVHREVRWWRPPEPDVPLPDAAEAVRETLGAAVHARTRSAAVSADLSGGMDSASLCFLAARGGAGLVTTAWESRDPANDDPLWSAHSAYRLGRVRQEGRHLSLPYTDAPTWYTPPAHPSHTDPAGPLTAVREAARLVHQAQLVARYGSRLHLSGIGGDELFGLRAVALNSLARSDFRAAARQAHRALRLGHRTLPATLRTLFGGRSYPRWLAAGADRITPGARHETSGADWECVPAMPSWAHPDAVATVRRLLREAAAADPEPFAALRAQHEAVRAAVLAGELVRGIDALTSAHGVAYEAPFLDDAVIEAALAVRLDDRARTGRYKPVLAAAMRDIVPGTVLGRGTKGEHSAEVYTGLRRHRRALSALCEDSRLAALGLIRPEALRPVLTSLQPHTEALRPLDPTLAAEYWLRSLPGALPGTPSYGSVPAPAAGGRISAPAPEGA; encoded by the coding sequence GTGGATTTCCTCGTGTTCCCCGACCACCCCGCCACCGACCGGCTCGCCGCCCGCCTGCCGCGGACCCCGACCACCCGCACCGTGCCGCATCTCTCCGGCCGCCCCTGGATCGTGGGGCACTGGCGGCGCGAGGAACTGGTGACCGCGCGCATCGGCCCGCGGTGCGCGGTGCTGCTCGGGACGACCTCCGCCACCCCGAGCGAACTGGCCCGGCTGCTGCGCCGGCTGCGCAGCCTGGACGACCTCCGCGACCTCCGCCACGAACTCCCCGGCAGCTTCTTCCTGCTGGCCTACATGGGCCCCCGGGTCCGCTGCCAGGGAACGCTCTCGACGGTCCGCCGGCTGCACCGCACCTGCTTCGGTGGCGTCACCGTCCTGGGCAGCCGCCCGCAGGACCTGGCCGCCCTGGCCCGCGAGGCCACCGCGGCCGGGCTGCCCGGCGTGCCCGGCACCGGCACGGTCGACGAGGAGGCGCTGGCGGCCCGACTGCTCGCCCCCGCCGCCCCGCTCCCGCTCGCACTGCGCACCCCCTGGCGGTCGATCCACGCCGTACCGCCCGGCCACTGCGCCACCTACGACGCCCACGGCGTGCACCGCGAGGTCCGCTGGTGGCGGCCACCGGAGCCGGACGTGCCGCTGCCGGACGCCGCCGAGGCCGTACGGGAGACCCTCGGGGCGGCGGTGCACGCCCGGACGCGGTCCGCCGCCGTGAGCGCCGACCTGTCCGGGGGCATGGACTCCGCCAGCCTGTGCTTCCTGGCCGCCCGCGGCGGGGCCGGGCTGGTCACCACCGCCTGGGAGTCCCGCGACCCGGCCAACGACGACCCCCTGTGGAGCGCGCACAGCGCCTACCGCCTCGGCCGGGTCCGCCAGGAGGGCCGGCACCTGTCCCTCCCGTACACCGACGCGCCCACCTGGTACACCCCGCCCGCACACCCCTCGCACACCGACCCGGCGGGCCCGCTCACCGCGGTCCGGGAAGCGGCCCGGCTCGTCCACCAGGCGCAGCTGGTCGCCCGGTACGGCTCCCGGCTGCATCTGTCCGGCATCGGCGGCGACGAGCTGTTCGGCCTCCGGGCCGTGGCGCTCAACTCCCTGGCCCGCAGCGACTTCCGGGCCGCCGCCCGGCAGGCCCACCGGGCCCTGCGGCTCGGCCACCGGACGCTGCCCGCCACCCTGCGCACCCTGTTCGGCGGCCGGTCCTACCCGCGCTGGCTGGCCGCCGGCGCCGACCGGATCACGCCCGGCGCCCGCCACGAGACCTCCGGCGCCGACTGGGAGTGCGTCCCGGCCATGCCGTCCTGGGCACATCCGGACGCGGTCGCCACGGTCCGCCGGCTGCTGCGCGAGGCCGCCGCCGCGGACCCCGAGCCGTTCGCCGCCCTGCGGGCCCAGCACGAGGCCGTCCGGGCCGCCGTCCTGGCCGGCGAACTGGTCCGCGGCATCGACGCGCTGACCTCGGCGCACGGCGTGGCGTACGAGGCGCCATTCCTGGACGACGCGGTGATCGAGGCGGCGCTGGCCGTACGACTCGACGACCGCGCCCGGACCGGCCGCTACAAACCGGTGCTGGCCGCCGCGATGCGCGACATCGTGCCCGGCACGGTTCTCGGCCGCGGCACCAAGGGAGAGCACAGCGCGGAGGTCTACACCGGCCTGCGCCGCCACCGCCGGGCGCTGTCCGCGCTCTGCGAGGACTCCCGGCTGGCCGCGCTGGGCCTGATCCGCCCCGAGGCGCTGCGGCCGGTCCTGACGTCCCTCCAGCCGCACACCGAAGCACTGCGCCCACTGGACCCGACGCTGGCCGCAGAGTACTGGCTGCGCTCCCTGCCGGGGGCCCTACCGGGAACCCCGTCGTACGGGAGCGTGCCGGCCCCCGCCGCCGGCGGCCGGATATCCGCCCCGGCGCCGGAGGGTGCCTGA
- a CDS encoding CGNR zinc finger domain-containing protein — translation MAAPYDLRFDCGRICLDLVATTGGAAERPAALERLTGPDQLAAWLTGAGVVPYGVPLDAVDALWVTRFRALRALLGRVLHAELRGRAADADLARLNAAAAAPPPAVHAVRGPDGALAGNFPGPPDCAGLLAAVARDAVALLTDPAARGLLRQCAGEGCSLVYLDTSRGRRRRWCSSEVCGNRERVARHRRRTGKSPDQVRA, via the coding sequence ATGGCAGCCCCTTACGACCTGCGGTTCGACTGCGGGCGGATCTGCCTGGACCTGGTGGCCACCACCGGCGGCGCCGCCGAACGGCCCGCCGCCCTGGAACGGCTCACCGGCCCCGACCAGTTGGCGGCCTGGCTGACCGGCGCGGGGGTGGTGCCGTACGGCGTCCCGCTCGACGCGGTCGACGCCCTGTGGGTCACCCGCTTCCGGGCGCTGCGGGCGCTGCTGGGCCGCGTGCTGCACGCCGAACTGCGCGGCCGGGCCGCCGACGCCGACCTGGCGCGGCTCAACGCCGCGGCCGCCGCCCCGCCGCCCGCCGTCCACGCCGTACGCGGCCCCGACGGCGCGCTGGCCGGCAACTTCCCCGGCCCGCCCGACTGTGCCGGGCTGCTGGCCGCGGTGGCCCGGGACGCCGTCGCGCTGCTGACCGACCCGGCCGCGCGCGGGCTGCTGCGCCAGTGCGCCGGGGAGGGCTGCTCGCTGGTCTATCTGGACACCTCGCGCGGCCGGCGCCGCCGCTGGTGCTCCAGCGAGGTCTGCGGCAACCGCGAGCGGGTGGCCCGGCATCGAAGACGGACCGGAAAGAGCCCTGACCAGGTCAGGGCCTGA
- a CDS encoding NAD-dependent malic enzyme — protein MATAPSVSYSMTVRLEVPASGTAVSQLTTAVESSGGSVTGLDVTASGHEKLRIDVTIAATSTAHAQEIVSKLSGIEGVSLGKVSDRTFLMHLGGKIEMSSKHPIRNRDDLSMVYTPGVARVCQAIFDNPEDARRLTIKRNSVAVVTDGSAVLGLGNIGPKAALPVMEGKAALFKRFAGIDAWPICLDTQDTDAIVEIVKAIAPGFAGINLEDISAPRCFEIEARLREALDIPVFHDDQHGTAIVVLAALTNALRVVGKKIEDVRVVMSGAGAAGTAILKLLLAAGAGHAVVADIHGVVHAGRADLVDADPDSALRWIADNTNPEGVTGTLREAVVGADVFIGVSAPNVLDGEDVARMAKDAIVFALANPDPEVDPAIARQTAAVVATGRSDFPNQINNVLVFPGVFRGLLDAASRTVNTEMMLAAARALAEVVLDDEVNPNYIIPSVFNEKVAGAVAGAVRDAAKAADPAVTAATTV, from the coding sequence ATGGCAACGGCGCCTAGCGTCTCGTATTCGATGACGGTGCGACTGGAAGTTCCCGCGAGCGGCACCGCCGTCAGCCAGCTGACCACGGCAGTGGAGTCCTCCGGTGGGTCGGTCACCGGGTTGGATGTGACCGCGTCGGGGCACGAGAAGCTGCGGATCGACGTGACGATCGCGGCGACCTCGACGGCGCATGCGCAGGAGATCGTCTCGAAGCTGAGCGGCATCGAGGGTGTTTCGCTGGGCAAGGTGTCCGACCGTACGTTCCTGATGCACCTCGGTGGCAAGATCGAGATGTCGTCGAAGCATCCGATCCGCAACCGCGACGACCTGTCGATGGTCTACACCCCGGGTGTGGCGCGGGTGTGTCAGGCGATCTTCGACAACCCCGAGGACGCCCGCCGGCTGACGATCAAGCGCAACAGTGTCGCGGTGGTCACCGACGGTTCCGCGGTGCTGGGGTTGGGCAACATCGGGCCGAAGGCCGCGTTGCCGGTGATGGAGGGCAAGGCGGCGCTCTTCAAGCGTTTCGCCGGGATCGATGCGTGGCCGATCTGCCTGGACACGCAGGACACCGACGCGATCGTGGAGATCGTCAAGGCGATCGCCCCGGGCTTCGCGGGCATCAACCTGGAGGACATCTCCGCGCCGCGCTGCTTCGAGATCGAGGCCCGGCTGCGCGAGGCGTTGGACATCCCGGTCTTCCATGACGACCAGCACGGCACCGCGATCGTGGTGCTGGCGGCGCTGACCAACGCGCTGCGGGTGGTGGGGAAGAAGATCGAGGATGTGCGGGTGGTGATGTCGGGTGCCGGCGCGGCGGGGACGGCGATCCTCAAGCTGTTGCTGGCCGCCGGTGCGGGGCATGCGGTGGTCGCCGACATCCACGGTGTGGTGCACGCCGGCCGGGCGGACCTGGTGGATGCCGACCCGGACTCGGCGCTGCGTTGGATCGCGGACAACACCAATCCCGAGGGTGTGACGGGGACGCTGAGGGAGGCGGTGGTGGGGGCGGATGTCTTCATCGGTGTCTCGGCGCCCAATGTGCTGGATGGTGAGGATGTGGCGCGGATGGCGAAGGACGCGATCGTGTTCGCACTCGCCAACCCGGATCCGGAGGTCGATCCGGCGATCGCGCGGCAGACCGCGGCCGTTGTGGCCACCGGGCGTTCGGACTTCCCCAACCAGATCAACAACGTGCTGGTTTTCCCCGGGGTCTTCCGTGGTCTGCTGGATGCGGCCTCGCGTACGGTGAACACCGAGATGATGCTGGCCGCGGCCCGTGCGCTGGCCGAGGTCGTGCTGGACGACGAGGTCAACCCGAACTACATCATCCCCAGCGTCTTCAACGAGAAGGTCGCCGGGGCGGTCGCCGGGGCGGTGCGGGACGCGGCGAAGGCCGCCGACCCGGCTGTGACGGCTGCCACGACGGTCTGA